A region from the Streptomyces tsukubensis genome encodes:
- a CDS encoding plasmid mobilization protein, producing MIASRFSDDEKKRLLAAAEACSMTPSGFLAHAALAAARDLSRTAAEVAEEREMLTELFALRRHLGHIGNNLNQVAKTLNSGADAPQTEAVLQAVRRAARRIEEFTQQQVRQAGPT from the coding sequence ATGATCGCCAGCCGCTTCAGCGACGACGAGAAGAAGCGTCTGCTCGCTGCCGCCGAAGCGTGTTCCATGACGCCGTCCGGCTTCCTCGCCCACGCCGCTCTCGCAGCCGCCCGTGATCTGTCGCGCACGGCCGCCGAGGTCGCCGAAGAACGCGAGATGCTCACCGAGCTGTTCGCGCTGCGCCGTCACCTCGGCCACATCGGCAACAACCTGAACCAGGTCGCCAAGACCCTCAACTCCGGAGCCGACGCCCCTCAGACCGAAGCAGTCCTCCAGGCCGTCCGCCGAGCCGCCCGGCGGATTGAGGAGTTCACCCAGCAGCAGGTACGACAAGCCGGCCCGACATGA